In Xanthomonas sp. SI, the following are encoded in one genomic region:
- a CDS encoding ABC transporter ATP-binding protein, with the protein MFRWFESLIPVFPEIDPRTPPRGVWRFYAFYLRPVWPVFAATLVAGLLLALVEVAMFDFLARIVDLVAEAPGPDFFARHRDELLWMAAITLVARPLLTGLHNLLVNQAIMPGLSNRTRWLMHNYVVRQSLNFFQNDFAGRIANRVMQTGTSLRESAVQMVDALWYILVYTGTALYLFAQADVRLMVPLLAWLVAYTALMAYFVPRMQQRAWIASEARSKAMGRIVDGYTNIATLKLFAHAKREEAYVRESIQELAVKHRVQTRMTTAMDFSIAALNGFLIVGTCALAMWLWSQGRISVGAITLATGLVIRIHNMSGWIMWVVNGIFEDIGTVQDGMESVAQPIQVQDRADAQALQVSRGEVRFEHIHFHYGKRGGVIAGLDLQVRPGEKIGLVGPSGAGKSTLVNVLLRLYDLESGRILIDGQDIATVTQESLRGQIGLVTQDTSLLHRSIRDNLLYGRPDASEAQLLAAVRKARADGFIDALRDGEGRSGYEAHVGERGVKLSGGQRQRIAIARVLLKDAPILVLDEATSALDSEVEAAIQDSLDELMAGKTVIAIAHRLSTIARMDRLVVMDQGAIVETGTHAELVARGGLYARLWARQTGGFVGAR; encoded by the coding sequence ATGTTCCGCTGGTTCGAGTCGCTGATTCCCGTATTCCCCGAGATCGATCCGCGCACGCCGCCGCGCGGCGTGTGGCGCTTCTACGCGTTCTACCTGCGTCCGGTATGGCCGGTGTTCGCCGCCACGCTGGTGGCCGGGCTGCTGCTGGCGCTGGTCGAAGTGGCGATGTTCGATTTCCTCGCCCGCATCGTCGATCTGGTCGCGGAGGCGCCGGGGCCGGATTTCTTCGCGCGCCACCGCGACGAACTGCTGTGGATGGCCGCCATCACCCTGGTCGCGCGGCCGCTGCTGACCGGGCTGCACAACCTGCTGGTCAACCAGGCGATCATGCCCGGGCTGAGCAACCGCACGCGCTGGCTGATGCACAACTACGTGGTGCGGCAGAGCCTGAATTTCTTCCAGAACGATTTCGCCGGACGCATCGCCAACCGGGTCATGCAGACCGGCACTTCGCTGCGCGAATCGGCGGTGCAGATGGTCGATGCGCTGTGGTACATCCTGGTCTACACCGGCACCGCGCTGTACCTGTTCGCGCAGGCCGACGTGCGGCTGATGGTGCCGTTGCTGGCCTGGCTGGTCGCGTACACGGCGCTGATGGCGTACTTCGTGCCGCGCATGCAGCAGCGCGCGTGGATCGCCTCGGAGGCGCGTTCCAAGGCGATGGGCCGCATCGTCGATGGCTACACCAATATCGCCACGCTGAAGCTGTTCGCGCATGCCAAGCGCGAGGAGGCCTATGTGCGCGAGTCGATCCAGGAGCTGGCGGTCAAGCACCGCGTGCAGACCCGGATGACCACCGCCATGGATTTCTCAATCGCGGCGTTGAACGGCTTCCTGATCGTCGGCACCTGCGCATTGGCGATGTGGCTGTGGAGCCAGGGCCGGATCAGCGTCGGCGCGATCACCCTGGCCACCGGGCTGGTGATCCGCATCCACAACATGTCCGGCTGGATCATGTGGGTGGTCAACGGCATCTTCGAGGACATCGGCACCGTGCAGGACGGCATGGAGAGCGTGGCCCAGCCGATCCAGGTGCAGGACCGCGCCGATGCGCAGGCGCTGCAGGTCAGCCGCGGCGAAGTGCGTTTCGAGCACATCCATTTCCACTACGGCAAGCGCGGCGGGGTCATCGCCGGGCTCGACCTGCAGGTGCGCCCGGGCGAGAAGATCGGCCTGGTGGGGCCGTCGGGCGCCGGCAAATCGACCCTGGTCAATGTGCTGCTGCGGCTGTACGACCTGGAGAGCGGACGCATCCTGATCGATGGTCAGGACATCGCCACGGTGACCCAGGAAAGCCTGCGCGGGCAGATCGGCCTGGTGACCCAGGACACCTCGCTGTTGCACCGCTCGATCCGCGACAACCTGCTGTACGGCCGTCCCGACGCCAGCGAGGCGCAACTGCTGGCGGCGGTGCGCAAGGCGCGCGCCGACGGCTTCATCGACGCGCTGCGCGACGGCGAAGGCCGCAGCGGCTACGAGGCGCATGTCGGCGAACGCGGGGTCAAGCTGTCCGGCGGCCAGCGCCAGCGCATCGCCATCGCCCGCGTGCTGCTGAAGGACGCGCCGATCCTGGTGCTGGACGAAGCCACCTCGGCGCTGGACTCGGAAGTGGAGGCGGCGATCCAGGACAGCCTGGACGAACTGATGGCGGGCAAGACGGTGATCGCGATCGCGCACCGGCTGTCGACCATCGCGCGCATGGACCGGCTGGTGGTCATGGACCAGGGCGCGATCGTCGAGACCGGCACCCACGCCGAACTGGTCGCACGCGGCGGCCTGTACGCCCGACTGTGGGCGCGGCAGACCGGCGGATTCGTCGGAGCGCGCTAG